One window of Amaranthus tricolor cultivar Red isolate AtriRed21 chromosome 13, ASM2621246v1, whole genome shotgun sequence genomic DNA carries:
- the LOC130797802 gene encoding uncharacterized protein LOC130797802 isoform X1 codes for MSQVTPERLKVFSYFTAELKLVHILMEECSSRRSSGGFSISRREPSHVLRDSAENNRDQNVQVCSRVGCSSRLNSMKYSSIGSPGKVTSSKTTFSSPARKKEISENSYKTVASPINLRKSFSDLKKKLPSNCDTDSETCSLLDESVEQAGKTRMRVRPETGNHHYSAEATTSEAGRSSVGPTTRSMKNTQRFGLRREDSASRSSASVSLKQANEGRRNDGSSTSKYNLRKFKCNSIPDVVSSGSSASSAESSHRRRRDTSGRKKTGEDESKKLNGTMQDVRRIDYINRGISISESGHTRNPGTSNAGSVRTRGLSARTRLSNHENRERLPLVELPRIRPPSPEPEISIDETDFEMGNQFSGQIPSIFMSSYSRSGSGSEHIRPNRSLGPCDVGAARSFMNRDSLRQYNLDGIAEMFLALERIEQEGEPTYEQLLFLETNLFLGRLAFNDQHRDLRMDIDDMSYEELLALEERMGSVSTAVPEEVLDKCLKRSIYQAIADCRENADDVKCSICQEEYVDGQEVGRLSCKHKYHVECINQWLRLKNWCPICKASAAPSPSASPPS; via the exons ATGAGTCAAGTAACACCTGAAAGGCTTAAAGTGTTTTCATATTTTACTGCAGAACTGAAACTTGTACATATACTAATGGAAGAATGTTCTAGTAGAAGATCTTCTGGAGGGTTTTCTATATCCCGAAGAGAGCCTAGCCATGTTTTAAGAGACTCTGCTGAAAATAACAGGGATCAAAATGTTCAGGTTTGCAGTCGAGTTGGATGCAGCAGCAGATTGAACTCAATGAAGTATTCCTCTATCGGCTCTCCCGGCAAAGTAACATCTTCAAAAACTACTTTTAGTTCACCTGCACGAAAAAAGGAAATCAGTGAAAATTCATATAAAACTGTTGCTTCTCCTATTAATTTGAGAAAATCATTTTCAGACTTGAAAAAGAAATTACCTTCCAATTGTGACACAGATTCAGAAACATGCAGTCTTCTAGATGAATCTGTGGAACAAGCTGGAAAGACTCGGATGAGGGTTCGTCCTGAGACAGGAAATCATCATTATTCTGCAGAAGCTACAACATCTGAAGCGGGGCGTTCCAGTGTAGGACCCACTACCAGATCTATGAAGAACACTCAGAGATTTGGGTTGCGGCGAGAAGATTCTGCTTCACGTTCTTCTGCTTCGGTTTCTTTAAAACAGGCCAACGAAGGGCGAAGAAATGATGGTTCTAGTACAAGCAAGTATAATCTGAGAAAGTTCAAATGTAATTCAATCCCTGACGTTGTCTCATCGGGCTCTTCAGCGTCTTCAGCCGAGTCTAGTCACCGTAGGAGGAGGGACACTAGTGGTAGGAAGAAAACTGGTGAAGATGAGAGTAAGAAACTGAATGGAACTATGCAGGATGTTAGGAGGATTGACTATATAAATCGTGGAATCTCCATCTCCGAGTCAGGGCATACGCGAAATCCTGGCACTAGCAATGCTGGATCAGTTAGGACTCGTGGGTTATCTGCTAGAACAAGGCTTTCGAATCATGAAAATCGGGAAAGATTGCCACTGGTGGAGTTACCTCGTATACGCCCACCTTCGCCTGAACCTGAAATATCAATTGATGAAACTGATTTCGAAATGGGGAATCAGTTTTCTGGCCAAATCCCATCAATTTTTATGAGTTCTTACAGTAGATCAGGTAGCGGCAGTGAACATATTCGGCCTAATAGGTCTTTAGGTCCCTGTGATGTTGGTGCTGCTCGTTCTTTTATGAACCGTGATTCCTTGAGACAGTATAACTTAGATGGGATTGCAGAG ATGTTTTTGGCATTGGAGAGAATCGAACAAGAAGGAGAGCCAACTTACGAG CAACTACTCTTTCTGGAAACTAATCTTTTTCTAGGAAGACTTGCTTTCAATGACCAGCATAGGGATTTGAGGATGGATATTGATGATATGTCATACGAG GAACTATTAGCTTTAGAAGAGAGGATGGGAAGTGTAAGTACAGCAGTGCCAGAAGAGGTGTTGGATAAGTGCCTGAAAAGAAGCATCTACCAGGCTATTGCAGATTGTAGAGAGAATGCAGATGATGTCAAATGCAGTATATGCCAG GAAGAATATGTAGACGGGCAAGAAGTGGGACGACTTAGTTGCAAGCACAAGTATCACGTGGAGTGTATAAATCAATGGTTGAGGCTTAAGAACTGGTGCCCTATTTGCAAGGCTTCCGCAGCACCTTCACCATCAGCATCTCCACCTTCCTGA
- the LOC130797802 gene encoding uncharacterized protein LOC130797802 isoform X2 → MEECSSRRSSGGFSISRREPSHVLRDSAENNRDQNVQVCSRVGCSSRLNSMKYSSIGSPGKVTSSKTTFSSPARKKEISENSYKTVASPINLRKSFSDLKKKLPSNCDTDSETCSLLDESVEQAGKTRMRVRPETGNHHYSAEATTSEAGRSSVGPTTRSMKNTQRFGLRREDSASRSSASVSLKQANEGRRNDGSSTSKYNLRKFKCNSIPDVVSSGSSASSAESSHRRRRDTSGRKKTGEDESKKLNGTMQDVRRIDYINRGISISESGHTRNPGTSNAGSVRTRGLSARTRLSNHENRERLPLVELPRIRPPSPEPEISIDETDFEMGNQFSGQIPSIFMSSYSRSGSGSEHIRPNRSLGPCDVGAARSFMNRDSLRQYNLDGIAEMFLALERIEQEGEPTYEQLLFLETNLFLGRLAFNDQHRDLRMDIDDMSYEELLALEERMGSVSTAVPEEVLDKCLKRSIYQAIADCRENADDVKCSICQEEYVDGQEVGRLSCKHKYHVECINQWLRLKNWCPICKASAAPSPSASPPS, encoded by the exons ATGGAAGAATGTTCTAGTAGAAGATCTTCTGGAGGGTTTTCTATATCCCGAAGAGAGCCTAGCCATGTTTTAAGAGACTCTGCTGAAAATAACAGGGATCAAAATGTTCAGGTTTGCAGTCGAGTTGGATGCAGCAGCAGATTGAACTCAATGAAGTATTCCTCTATCGGCTCTCCCGGCAAAGTAACATCTTCAAAAACTACTTTTAGTTCACCTGCACGAAAAAAGGAAATCAGTGAAAATTCATATAAAACTGTTGCTTCTCCTATTAATTTGAGAAAATCATTTTCAGACTTGAAAAAGAAATTACCTTCCAATTGTGACACAGATTCAGAAACATGCAGTCTTCTAGATGAATCTGTGGAACAAGCTGGAAAGACTCGGATGAGGGTTCGTCCTGAGACAGGAAATCATCATTATTCTGCAGAAGCTACAACATCTGAAGCGGGGCGTTCCAGTGTAGGACCCACTACCAGATCTATGAAGAACACTCAGAGATTTGGGTTGCGGCGAGAAGATTCTGCTTCACGTTCTTCTGCTTCGGTTTCTTTAAAACAGGCCAACGAAGGGCGAAGAAATGATGGTTCTAGTACAAGCAAGTATAATCTGAGAAAGTTCAAATGTAATTCAATCCCTGACGTTGTCTCATCGGGCTCTTCAGCGTCTTCAGCCGAGTCTAGTCACCGTAGGAGGAGGGACACTAGTGGTAGGAAGAAAACTGGTGAAGATGAGAGTAAGAAACTGAATGGAACTATGCAGGATGTTAGGAGGATTGACTATATAAATCGTGGAATCTCCATCTCCGAGTCAGGGCATACGCGAAATCCTGGCACTAGCAATGCTGGATCAGTTAGGACTCGTGGGTTATCTGCTAGAACAAGGCTTTCGAATCATGAAAATCGGGAAAGATTGCCACTGGTGGAGTTACCTCGTATACGCCCACCTTCGCCTGAACCTGAAATATCAATTGATGAAACTGATTTCGAAATGGGGAATCAGTTTTCTGGCCAAATCCCATCAATTTTTATGAGTTCTTACAGTAGATCAGGTAGCGGCAGTGAACATATTCGGCCTAATAGGTCTTTAGGTCCCTGTGATGTTGGTGCTGCTCGTTCTTTTATGAACCGTGATTCCTTGAGACAGTATAACTTAGATGGGATTGCAGAG ATGTTTTTGGCATTGGAGAGAATCGAACAAGAAGGAGAGCCAACTTACGAG CAACTACTCTTTCTGGAAACTAATCTTTTTCTAGGAAGACTTGCTTTCAATGACCAGCATAGGGATTTGAGGATGGATATTGATGATATGTCATACGAG GAACTATTAGCTTTAGAAGAGAGGATGGGAAGTGTAAGTACAGCAGTGCCAGAAGAGGTGTTGGATAAGTGCCTGAAAAGAAGCATCTACCAGGCTATTGCAGATTGTAGAGAGAATGCAGATGATGTCAAATGCAGTATATGCCAG GAAGAATATGTAGACGGGCAAGAAGTGGGACGACTTAGTTGCAAGCACAAGTATCACGTGGAGTGTATAAATCAATGGTTGAGGCTTAAGAACTGGTGCCCTATTTGCAAGGCTTCCGCAGCACCTTCACCATCAGCATCTCCACCTTCCTGA